DNA sequence from the Peptoniphilus sp. GNH genome:
GTAAGTTTCTTGCCTCTTTTAGTACCTATGACAATTATTGTCTGTATAGTAATAACTATAGTTGCATCTTTAATACCAGTATCTAAAACTGTTGATATTGATCCAGCTTTAGTGCTTCGTGGAGAATAGAAAGGAATTTTATGGATATATTAAAACTTGTAGATGTTTCAAAAATTTATGGTGAACTTAAAGCCCTTGACAAAATCAATTTAAGTGTAGAAAAGGGCGAATGGATTTCTATAATGGGTCCATCAGGTTCTGGTAAAACAACAATGATGAATATTATTGGTGCCATGGATAAACCTTCACTTGGTGAAGTTATTTTGGATGGTGAAGATGTGGCAAAAAAATCATCTAAGGAACTAACAGTTATTAGAAGGGATAAGATAGGACTTATTTTCCAACAATTTCATTTAGTTAATTATTTAAGTGCTTTGGAAAATGTAATGATGTCACAATATTATCATTCTATGCCAGATGCACAAGAAGCAATGGAAGCTTTGGCTGCAGTAGGTCTTGCTGATAGAGCCAAGCACTTACCCAACCAATTATCAGGTGGGGAACAACAAAGAGTATGCATTGCTAGAGCTCTTATTAATCATCCTACAATACTTTTAGCCGATGAACCTACAGGAAATTTGGATGAAAAGAATGAATATATAGTTCTTGATATATTTGAAAAACTTCACAATGCAGGATCAACAATTATTGTTGTAACTCACGACCCTGAAGTCGGTGAAGAATCTGAAAGAATGATAACTCTTGAACATGGTAGAATTTCAAAAGAAGAAAAAATGAAAAGAAAAAGACCAGTTCTTGATTCTGTAAAAAAAGATGAAAAACTTAAGGAGTTTATATGAGAAAAAATTTAAATGTATTAATAATTTTTTCTTTGGGGCTTGTACTAGTTGCTTGTGGAGGAGATAAAAAAGAAGAAGCTCCAAGCGTAAGCTATAAGGACGGCACATATCATGGAGAATCTGCCAAAGATGAAAGAGGCGGACTTGTAAAGGTGGATATAACTGTTAAAGACAATAAGATTGAATCTTGCACAATGCAAGACATTGATGGAGATGGAAAAGAAAAGGATGAATCTTATGGTCAAAGCCAAAATGAAGGACTATATAAGATAGCCCAACAAGCTATAAATCTTGCAAAGTCATACCCAGATAGATTAGTGGAAAAAGGAAATCCTGAAGGAGTGGACGTTATTTCGGGGGCAACAGGAACTTACAAGCAATTTATAGAAGCTTGCAATAATGCTCTTGATGGTGCAAAATAATGAAAGATTTATACACAATTAATTTAGCAAAAAAAAATATAGAAAATAAGAAGACAAGATCAATTACCTTGATTTTTCTTGTAGGAATTTTAACTTTTATTTTATTCATGTCATCATTTATAATTTTTTCTCTTAAAAATGGCATGAAATCTTTATCAGATAGAATGGGAGCAGACATTATAGTAGTTCCAGAAGGTTATGATTCTAAAATTACAGGTGCAATATTAAGGGGAGAACCTAATACATTTTTTTTTGACAAGGACATATTAAGTAGAGTAAAAAAAATACCGGGCATAGAAAAAGCTTGTGGCCAAGTTTATCTAGCTACACTTTCTGCTGGATGCTGTTCTTTTCCCATTCAAGTTATAGGAATTGACTTTTCTGATGACTTTAGCGTTAAACCTTGGCTTGAAAAACAGATTAAAACGCCAATTAAAGCTGGGCAAGTTGTTGTTGGTGCTAACATTGTGGGGAATATTAATCATAAGGTTAAATTTTTTAATCAAGAATTTGATATAAGAGGTAGGCTTGCAAAAACGGGCATGGGTTTTGATAATTCAGTTTTTATGACAATAGAAGAAACTCATAGATTAGCCAAGGAATATGAAAAGATAATTAATCATCCGGTGGCAAAAAAAGATGAGATATCTTCTATTTTAGTAAAAGTTGAAAAAAACAAAGATCCAAAAACAATTCAAAAATTTATTAAAGAAGAATTTAAAAAAGAAAAAGTGTATCCTTTATTGCCAAGAAAAATAATGACAGAAGTTTCAGATTCAGCAAAAAACATGCTTATATATGTGTATATATTGATAGCTTTGATTTGGATACTAGCTTTCTTTATTTTAAGTCTTGTAAATACCTTATCAGTTAAGGAAAGAAAAAGAGAATTTGCAACCATAAGGATATTAGGAGCAACAAAGAAAAAACTCAGTGAAGTAGTTCTTGTTGAATCTATGCTAATTAATGGTACAGGTGCAGTCATAGGTTCTGTGCTTTCCTTTGTTTTAAGTATAACTTTCAATAATGTATTTTCATCAATTTTGAATATGCCTTTTTTAAGACCGAATATATTCCTTATGATTCTAATGTTAATAATAGTAATAATTTTGGGAACCTTGTTAGGACCAATATCTTCAATTATTGCTATTAATAAAATAAATAAAGTAGAATTATTATTGATGCAAAGAGATAATGATTAAAATAGGCTATTTGTCAAATTTTGGGGAGACTTGTTAACTCGAGTCTCTCTTTTCATTTAAAAATCAATACTTAAACGCTAATAAAAGATCAAAACTAAAATAACTAAAAAACCATTAAAAATAAACATAGCAAACAAGACTCCTAGGGGTTTTGCGAAATTTTCCCATTTTCTTATCCCTACTTACAAGCAATATGGTTTTAGTGCTAAAAATACACCTGAAAAATAAATAGCTAAATTGACCAATACCGAAAAGATCACCCCTAATTTTTTTGAAATTATAAAGCTAAAAGGGATTTGCCACATGGTTGTAACAAACACGACTATAATCCCTAAAAATATTGAAGCAATACTTAATTGCTTAATTTGATTAATTCCAAACAAACTAAAAATAAATGGTATACAAACCACAGCAACACTTAATAGAAAACAGAAAAGAAGAGCATATCCTAATACAACCAAAAGTTTAGAGCTCCATATTTTTCCTTGATAAACTGGTAGATAACGGATTGCACGAAGTCCGTGCTTTCCGTTATCTATATTAACAGATGTTGCACTGATTAATGCGAATGTAGCAGGTAAAAAAACTACATAGTACCAGTTGAATAAATTCAAGGAAAAATAACCTTGTTGAACAATAGCCATTAGTGCTAAGCAAAGAGGACTGGCAATAGCAATTCTTCTTGTTGCAGTTCTTTTTGTTTTCAAGAACTCGGCCATTAATATAGTTGAATTACTCATTGAAACCTCCTTGCTGATTACTAACAACTTTCATAAAAAGTTGCTCCAAATCCATTTTTGAATCAAATGCACCTTGATAACCTAAATGTCCTGATGCAATGATTCCAATATGATCTGCAATATGTTCGACTTCAGATAAAATATGAGAAGACAGAATTACAGTAGTTCCTTGTTGTGAAAAACCTCTAATAAGTTCTCTCAATTCCTTTATTGCAATGGGATCAAGACCATTAGTTGGTTCATATAGAATTAAAAGTTTTGGATTACTAAGTAAAGCCAAAGCGATTCCTAATCTCTGCTTCATTCCCATTGAAAATTGTCCAGTACGTTTTTTCCTGTATTAGTAAGACCTACAATCTGTAAAACTTCTTGAATTCGCTCTTCTTCAATCCCTAAAGCTATTGATCGTACACGACAATTTTCATAGGCAGTTAAGTTTGGATATAGTGGTGCATTTTCAATCAATGCACCAATTTCAGAGAGATTTGAACGATTCCAAGGATTATTATTGAATATTATGTCACCAGATGTAGGTGTAATCATACCGCAAATCATCTTGAGAAGAGTAGACTTTCCGGCTCCGTTTGGTCCCAATAATCCATAAATTTTTCCTCTTGGAACATTGATATTAACGCAGTCCACCGCTTTTTGTTTCCCGAACTGCTTTTATAGATTTCTAGTTTGTAATATAAAATCATCCATAGTATATTTTCCTCCTTATCATTTCTTTACGAATGTAATTTTAGGAGAAAAAAATAAGGAAATTATAAGGATTTAAGAATTTCCATAGTCGGTAGTAAGTGAGTCTTTTATATTAAAACATGAAATAAAAAAGAAGGAAACATGGCATAATATATATGACAATAAGTATCAATTTAGTGTCCTGAGGAGGAAATGTTTAAATTGGAAAACGCCTCTTATGAAGTATATCATTCAGCTGAGTTGCACTTAGATTATAAATTCAAGGCATAAAAATTCCTCCTGATTAGTTTTTACTTACCCTAATCAGGAGGTTTCTATACACAAAATTTTACACAGTCTCCGCCATGGTCATTTTTTTCTTTATTTATATTCTCTTTTGTTCATTGAACAACAATCTAATCTTTCATTTCCAAAAGATTTTTTATTTTCTTCTGCTAGATTTTTCAAGAATTTTTTCCATCTATTTTTTATTGATTCAAAGATTTTCATATTTTACCTCCTCGGGTAATTATTTGTAAATTTTTTAAAGTAATATTATACCAGAAAAAAATATTTTTTCAATTTTTTATCTCTCCACCTCCTTTCCATAATAATTTTCATAGTTTTTTCTATATTGAACAAGGTCGGAAAATTGTTCTTTATTCAAAGAATACTCCTGCATAAGGGTGTTCTTTTTTTCTTGCAATTTATCGAGAGTGGATAGTATTTCTTTTGTATTTGGTAGTTTTTTATAGTTTTCTAAAATTTCTTTAGCCGCTATTTTATAAACAGAAAGTTCACTATAATACTCCTCTGCAAATTGCTTATCTTGAGGATTTTTCTTGTGGTATTTATATATTTCACGATACTTATTTATAGTATTAATATTTTCCATATCTTGGGATAAACTCTTCATCTCAGTTTCAATTTTCTTTATTTTATCTAATAAATCTTGTCTATCATAAGCAGATTTTTTGATTAGATCATCGAGTTGAGTAATTGAATTAATTCCTTGTTCTCTAAGCTTAATTATTGAATCTTAAAAATACGGATGACATTTTGGATGCTTTTTATAGTTTTGCAAAGAAAGAGAAACAATTCAAAATTAAATCTTTAATTGAAGATGAAAAACTGAAAGATGACTCAAAAAGATTTATAGAAAAGGCAATTGGCAAGGGATATGTTGAATATGCTGGCGATGAGCTCGATAGTATAATACCACCTACTTCGCACAGGCAAGGAGCAAGGGAAAAGAAAAAAGAATCAGTATTGGAAAAAATCAGAAAAATTGTAGAAATTTTTGTTGGAATTTAAAATGTGTGGCATCTTGTTTTTTGTGTTTGAAGAAGTTTAAAAGCGGGACAGTAAAGATGTATGATTTTTAGATTTATTTGCAGTTAGATATTTTTTGAAATATATTATAAATTTTCGCATTAAAAAATCCTATAAGATAAATGGACACCCGTCTATCTTATAGGATTTTTTATTTTTGGAGCTGGCGGAGGGACTTGAACCCTCAACCTGCGCGTTACGAGTGCGCTGCTCTACCGATTGAGCCACGTCAGCATTAATCATCGGATTTTGACAAGAATGCAAATAGAATTGCTAAAAATGCAATCAGACATATTGAAATTATTAGGGCGATTATTTTTTTACTCATAAGGATACCTCCTAGAATCTTTTTCTAACTTCCATTATGTGACCTAAGTAAATAAAATCATCCGGGGAAGAGAATATCAAAGGGGATTTTTTTTCAGGGATCAGCACATGGAGATTGTTTTCTGAATAGTAGTGGCAGGCTTTTGTATTTTCATTTGCATAGAAAAGACCAAAGTCACCACTTTTTAAGACTTGTGGTCTGCATATGTATATTTTATTATTTTCGCTTGGATTTTTGTAAGCGAAAACTCCTTCGACTTCGTCTTTTGAATCTATTGATACATATTCCATGCTTTGTTGTAGGCCTAAGTATATGCCATTTTCTTTGCATGTTTCGACAAGAGGTATTTTCATGCGAAAACTTTTTATATAATCATCGTTTCCCAAAAGAAAATCACAAGCAACACCAAATATCTTAGATAGTTCTAAGAGTTTATCTAAGGATGGCTCTGTTCCTCTTGTTTCGTAGCCAGTTATTGTTGTCCTGGAAACTCCTATAAGATCTGCCAAATCTTCTTGGGTCATTTTATTTTTAGTTCTTAGTTCTTTAATTCTTTGTGAAAATTTCATGATTATAAACAAATATCTCCTTTTAAATATTATACTATATTGGCAAGCGAAATTTTAGCAGAAATTAATAAATATTCAGATGAGGAATTTGTATATATTTGAGATGGTTTTTTGGCTAATGGGTATAGATAAAGTAAAATGATTAGAATATTTTATAAAGGTTAAATTTTGGAGGTAGTATGATTATCAGATATAAGGATAAATTTCCGCAAATTGAAAAGGCGGGTTTTGTTGCAGATAATGCGACTATAATTGGAGATGTGGTTTGCAAGGAAGGCACGAGCTTTTGGTTTAATGCTGTTGTAAGAGGAGACGATGGTCCTATAAGACTTGGAGAAAATGTTGCCGTAGAGGATTTTGTTATGATTCACGCATCTCCTGGACTTGTTACTGAAATAGGCGACAAGGTCACTCTTGGTCATGGAGCTATAATCCATTCTCCTGTGATAGAAGAGGGTGCCTTGATTGGCATGGGGGCAATTGTTATGGATAGAGCCAAGATTGGAAAGTATTCTTTGGTGGCTGCGGGTTCTTTGGTGACAGAGGGTTCAGTATTTCCTGAAAGATCTCTTATTATGGGCAGTCCTGCTAAGAGGGTAGGTGAGGTTTCTAAAGATCATCTGGCTTATTTAGAGTATGCTTACAAGACTTATGTCGATTTGGCTGATGAGTATAAAGAAATAATGAAGGAATATCATGAAGAAAACTAATGCTTTAAGACTTTTAGATTCTCATAAGATTTCTTATGAGACTGTGGATTATTCAAATACTGATGCTGTTAGTGGTAAAAGTGTGGCTCAGGTTTTAGGTGAGAGCGAAAATGAAGTTTTTAAGACTTTGGTATGCAAAGGGAAGTCTGAACACTATGTTTTCGTTATACCTGTTGATCATGAGCTGGATTTAAAGAAGGCTGCTTTTTGTGCTGATGAAAAGAAAATAGAAATGCTGCCACAAAAAGAGCTGCTCCCCTTGACTGGATATGTGCATGGAGGCTGTAGTCCTCTTGGCATGAAGAAAACTTTCAAGACCTTTATTGATCAAAGTGCTAAAAGTATAGATAAGATTTATGTGTCAGCAGGAAAAATTGGCTTACAAGTTAGGTTGAATCCTAGCGATTTACTCTCTATAATAGAAGCAGAGTACAAAGATTTGACGAAGGAGAAATAAATGAGAGCAATAGATGAGTATAAAAGATGGGTTTCTAATGAAGGCCTGACTAAAGAAGTCAGGTCTGCATTAGAATCTATGGATGAGAAGGAAATTGAAGAAAGTTTTTACAAGAATCTCGAATTTGGCACAGCTGGGCTTAGGGGTATTTTAGGTGCCGGCACTAATAGAATGAATGAGTACACAGTTGCTCAAGCGGCCTATGGACTTGGTAAAAAAGTGGCATCAATGGGACCTCTAGCTGTAAAAAGAGGAGTAGCAATTGCCTATGATGTGAGACATAGATCTAAGGAGTTTGCGAAAATCACAACTGAGGTTTTGGCAACTTTTGGAATAAAAACTTACATATTTGATGACATAAGGCCCACTCCTTTTTTGTCATTTGCAATTAGAAAATTGTCTACAATAGCTGGTGTTGTTGTAACAGCATCGCATAATCCCAAGGACTATAATGGTTACAAGGTATATTGGGAAACTGGAGCACAAATCTTGGAAGATACAGCCAATGATATCTTAGAGAACATGAAGGGCATAGATATTTTTGATGTCAAGAGGATAAGTTTTGATGAAGTTTTAAAGATGGGACTTGTTGAAATAATTCCCAAGTCTATGGATGAAGATTTTATTAATACCACCTTGTCACTTTCGATAGAAGATGAAATTGACAAGGATATAAAGTGTGTTTATACGCCTCTTAATGGAACTGGCAACAAGCCTGTCAGAGAAGTTTTAAGAAGAAGAGGATTTAAAAATATACTTGTAGTAGCGGAGCAAGAAAATCCAGACCCAGATTTCAAAACTGTTGGTTATCCAAATCCAGAAGATTTAAATGCCTTTAAGCTTGCAATAGAACTTGCAAAAAAAGAAGATGCAGACTTGATTTTCGCAACAGATCCAGATTGTGATCGCTTTGCCATGCTTGCAAAGGATGGTAAAGATTACTACGCCTTTAATGGAAATCAGATAGGGGGACTTTTTGCTTATTATATCTTAAATGGCTTAAAGAGAAAGGGCAAGCTACCTAAAAATGCGGGGATTGTAAAATCAATCGTAACTGGAAATATGGCAGTTGACATAGCGAAGTCTCTTGGAGTGCATTATGAAGAATCTTTGACTGGATTTAAAAATATTTGTGGTCTTGCAGATAAGTGGGATAAGTCTGGAGAATACAAGTTCATTTATGGATATGAAGAATCCATAGGTTATTGTTATGGAGATCATATAAGAGATAAGGACGGAGTGGGCGCATCTATGCTAGCAGTTGAGATGGCAGCTTACTATCGAAAGAAGGGCAAGAGTTTGACTGATGTGCTTAGAGATATCTACGCAGAGTTTGGATATTACAAGGAAGCCCTCAAGTCCATAGTCATAGAAGGTCAAGAGGGAGCTATAAAAATAAGCAATATGATGATTTCTTTAAGAAACAATCCCATAAGCAAAATTGCCTCTTTAAAAGTCAAAGAAATTATTGATTATAAGGACGGCTTGGGTCAAATTCCTCCTTCAAATGTACTGATTTATAAATTGGAAGATGGATCGTGGTTTGCCATAAGACCATCAGGCACAGAGCCTAAGATTAAGCTATATATCTACACTCTTGATGCAGATGAGACTAAATCTGATAAGAAGTCCAAGCTAATCCTAAAAGAATTGGAAGAAAGATTACTTATTTAGATAAGTGGGGGAGGGAATATGGTCATTTTGGAAACGGCACCCCGCCTTGTAAGGGAATATGAGTTAGATGGTTTGCAGCTAAAAGCAAACAACAAGTGCAAGAAATCTTTATCCTACCCAGGAGGACATGGCATTTCATGTGCAAAGATTCTAAATGCCATGGGAGATAGACCGCTTTTGATGACATATTTTGGAGGAGAAAACGGCGAAAAAATAATAGAGGATTTGGATGGCATAGGTCTTAGATATGTGACTATAAAGGATGAAAATCAGGAGATTGTAAAGCTTAGAATAGGTGAAGATATGACCTATATAGAAAGCGAGCATCCCCGACTTACAAGAGAGGAAATAAATGAGATAACAGGTCTTGTAAGCAAGGAGTTGGATTTTGCATCTTATCTCTTAATTCCCAAGTTAGGGGAAGAGAGAATTCCAAAGGCTATGATAAAAAATATAGTCTACAAGTGTAAAGAAGAGAAGGTTAGGAGCATGGTTGCCTATCCAGATGACATATCTGATATTTTAGAAGCGGCCCCAGACATCTTGTATTTAAATTCTGATAGTTTGGAGAAATATTATGAAACAAAGATAAGTCATCAAGCTCAAGCTGTTCAAATAGGAAAAGATATTTTAAACAAGGGGTTGGAGGCTGTTTTTGTAGAATCTGATCAGGCATATTTAATCTGCCTGTATGCGGATGAAAGCTATAAGCTAAAATTCAAGACAAATACTTCTAATATTGATGGCAATCATTTTTTAGCGGGTTTGGCATCTGGCACAAAAAGAAAGTATGACAGGAAGATGTGCTTGAATTTGGCAGCCGCTTGTAGTCTTTTGGAAACAAACGAAGGCGATGATAATTTGAACATGGCAATGATCAAGACCCTCATGAAAGAAATAGAAATTATAAAATTATAAAGGAGAAATTATGAATAAATTTGAATTAAATAGAGATAATTGTCTAATTTTATTTTTAGATTTGCAAAAAAAACTAAATCCAGCTATGTATGAAAGTGAAAAAATGTTAAAGAATGCTGAAATTTTAGCTAATTTAGTAGAAATTTTTGGTCTAGATGCCATCCAAACTACACAATACAAAAAGGGCTTGGGAGACAATGAGGACTTTATAGTAAATAAGAATATACAATCCATAGACAAAAATAGCTTCTCTTGCATGGGAGATGAAAATTTCAGAAATTTAATAAAAAAGTATAAGGACAAGACTATTGTCATAACTGGAGCAGAAACTCATATTTGCGTATTTCAAACTGTAAGAGATCTTTTGAGTGAAGGCTTTAATGTGCAATTAGTTTCAGATGCAGTTGGTTCTCGAACCAAAGAGAACAGGGAAAATGGAATAGAACTCATAAGA
Encoded proteins:
- a CDS encoding ABC transporter ATP-binding protein, with the translated sequence MDILKLVDVSKIYGELKALDKINLSVEKGEWISIMGPSGSGKTTMMNIIGAMDKPSLGEVILDGEDVAKKSSKELTVIRRDKIGLIFQQFHLVNYLSALENVMMSQYYHSMPDAQEAMEALAAVGLADRAKHLPNQLSGGEQQRVCIARALINHPTILLADEPTGNLDEKNEYIVLDIFEKLHNAGSTIIVVTHDPEVGEESERMITLEHGRISKEEKMKRKRPVLDSVKKDEKLKEFI
- a CDS encoding FMN-binding protein; the protein is MRKNLNVLIIFSLGLVLVACGGDKKEEAPSVSYKDGTYHGESAKDERGGLVKVDITVKDNKIESCTMQDIDGDGKEKDESYGQSQNEGLYKIAQQAINLAKSYPDRLVEKGNPEGVDVISGATGTYKQFIEACNNALDGAK
- a CDS encoding FtsX-like permease family protein, translated to MKDLYTINLAKKNIENKKTRSITLIFLVGILTFILFMSSFIIFSLKNGMKSLSDRMGADIIVVPEGYDSKITGAILRGEPNTFFFDKDILSRVKKIPGIEKACGQVYLATLSAGCCSFPIQVIGIDFSDDFSVKPWLEKQIKTPIKAGQVVVGANIVGNINHKVKFFNQEFDIRGRLAKTGMGFDNSVFMTIEETHRLAKEYEKIINHPVAKKDEISSILVKVEKNKDPKTIQKFIKEEFKKEKVYPLLPRKIMTEVSDSAKNMLIYVYILIALIWILAFFILSLVNTLSVKERKREFATIRILGATKKKLSEVVLVESMLINGTGAVIGSVLSFVLSITFNNVFSSILNMPFLRPNIFLMILMLIIVIILGTLLGPISSIIAINKINKVELLLMQRDND
- a CDS encoding ABC transporter permease, with the protein product MSNSTILMAEFLKTKRTATRRIAIASPLCLALMAIVQQGYFSLNLFNWYYVVFLPATFALISATSVNIDNGKHGLRAIRYLPVYQGKIWSSKLLVVLGYALLFCFLLSVAVVCIPFIFSLFGINQIKQLSIASIFLGIIVVFVTTMWQIPFSFIISKKLGVIFSVLVNLAIYFSGVFLALKPYCL
- a CDS encoding helix-turn-helix domain-containing protein translates to MKFSQRIKELRTKNKMTQEDLADLIGVSRTTITGYETRGTEPSLDKLLELSKIFGVACDFLLGNDDYIKSFRMKIPLVETCKENGIYLGLQQSMEYVSIDSKDEVEGVFAYKNPSENNKIYICRPQVLKSGDFGLFYANENTKACHYYSENNLHVLIPEKKSPLIFSSPDDFIYLGHIMEVRKRF
- a CDS encoding gamma carbonic anhydrase family protein gives rise to the protein MIIRYKDKFPQIEKAGFVADNATIIGDVVCKEGTSFWFNAVVRGDDGPIRLGENVAVEDFVMIHASPGLVTEIGDKVTLGHGAIIHSPVIEEGALIGMGAIVMDRAKIGKYSLVAAGSLVTEGSVFPERSLIMGSPAKRVGEVSKDHLAYLEYAYKTYVDLADEYKEIMKEYHEEN
- the ybaK gene encoding Cys-tRNA(Pro) deacylase, producing MKKTNALRLLDSHKISYETVDYSNTDAVSGKSVAQVLGESENEVFKTLVCKGKSEHYVFVIPVDHELDLKKAAFCADEKKIEMLPQKELLPLTGYVHGGCSPLGMKKTFKTFIDQSAKSIDKIYVSAGKIGLQVRLNPSDLLSIIEAEYKDLTKEK
- a CDS encoding phospho-sugar mutase, with protein sequence MRAIDEYKRWVSNEGLTKEVRSALESMDEKEIEESFYKNLEFGTAGLRGILGAGTNRMNEYTVAQAAYGLGKKVASMGPLAVKRGVAIAYDVRHRSKEFAKITTEVLATFGIKTYIFDDIRPTPFLSFAIRKLSTIAGVVVTASHNPKDYNGYKVYWETGAQILEDTANDILENMKGIDIFDVKRISFDEVLKMGLVEIIPKSMDEDFINTTLSLSIEDEIDKDIKCVYTPLNGTGNKPVREVLRRRGFKNILVVAEQENPDPDFKTVGYPNPEDLNAFKLAIELAKKEDADLIFATDPDCDRFAMLAKDGKDYYAFNGNQIGGLFAYYILNGLKRKGKLPKNAGIVKSIVTGNMAVDIAKSLGVHYEESLTGFKNICGLADKWDKSGEYKFIYGYEESIGYCYGDHIRDKDGVGASMLAVEMAAYYRKKGKSLTDVLRDIYAEFGYYKEALKSIVIEGQEGAIKISNMMISLRNNPISKIASLKVKEIIDYKDGLGQIPPSNVLIYKLEDGSWFAIRPSGTEPKIKLYIYTLDADETKSDKKSKLILKELEERLLI
- a CDS encoding PfkB family carbohydrate kinase, with product MVILETAPRLVREYELDGLQLKANNKCKKSLSYPGGHGISCAKILNAMGDRPLLMTYFGGENGEKIIEDLDGIGLRYVTIKDENQEIVKLRIGEDMTYIESEHPRLTREEINEITGLVSKELDFASYLLIPKLGEERIPKAMIKNIVYKCKEEKVRSMVAYPDDISDILEAAPDILYLNSDSLEKYYETKISHQAQAVQIGKDILNKGLEAVFVESDQAYLICLYADESYKLKFKTNTSNIDGNHFLAGLASGTKRKYDRKMCLNLAAACSLLETNEGDDNLNMAMIKTLMKEIEIIKL
- a CDS encoding isochorismatase family protein, whose translation is MNKFELNRDNCLILFLDLQKKLNPAMYESEKMLKNAEILANLVEIFGLDAIQTTQYKKGLGDNEDFIVNKNIQSIDKNSFSCMGDENFRNLIKKYKDKTIVITGAETHICVFQTVRDLLSEGFNVQLVSDAVGSRTKENRENGIELIRQMGCVITNTETVLFDLAKKAGSPEFKKAQALIL